The Corynebacterium suranareeae genome window below encodes:
- a CDS encoding MFS transporter, whose product MSPIRSKKKIKDEPRLTVDDVNVVPPKKIRPAIKGTVVGNFMEWYDFGIYGYLTVTMTAVFTQGLPQEWQLLAVMFGFAVSYLVRPLGGLVLGPLGDKVGRQKVLYVTMAMMAVSTALIGLLPTAASIGAWALVLLYVLKMVQGFSTGGEYAGATTYVAEFAPDRRRGFFGSFLDMGSYLGFAAGASVVAITTWITTYFYGDSAMQDFGWRIPFLTAIPLGIIAVYLRTRIPETPAFENNQDEEEAVIEKDTDDPYARLGLLGVIRHHWRPLLIGIAIVAATNTAGYALTSYMPVYLEEQIGLHSASAAAVTVPILVVMSLMLPFVGKWSDRVGRKPVYATAVAATLILMVPAFLIMNTGTIGAVLIALAMVAIPTGLYVALSASALPALFPTASRFSGMGISYNISVSLFGGTTPLITQFLLQKTGLDIVPALYIMFFSAIAGVALLFMTESSQKPLLGSFPTVETKSEAVEIVQNQDEDPNIDLSHMPFPEKQNA is encoded by the coding sequence TCCCCCCAAAGAAGATCCGTCCGGCGATTAAAGGCACGGTCGTGGGTAACTTCATGGAGTGGTATGACTTCGGAATTTATGGTTACTTAACGGTCACGATGACCGCGGTCTTCACCCAAGGTTTGCCCCAAGAGTGGCAGCTTTTGGCCGTGATGTTTGGTTTCGCGGTGTCTTATTTAGTACGCCCACTTGGTGGTTTAGTGCTTGGACCGTTGGGTGACAAGGTTGGCCGCCAGAAGGTTTTGTACGTGACCATGGCTATGATGGCTGTGTCCACTGCGCTGATTGGTTTGTTGCCAACGGCGGCGTCGATAGGCGCGTGGGCTTTGGTTCTGTTGTATGTGCTGAAGATGGTCCAAGGCTTTTCCACTGGTGGTGAATATGCAGGTGCAACTACGTATGTGGCTGAGTTTGCGCCGGATCGTCGACGTGGCTTCTTTGGTTCCTTCCTTGATATGGGTTCCTACCTGGGCTTTGCTGCGGGTGCGTCCGTCGTGGCGATTACTACCTGGATCACCACTTACTTCTACGGTGATAGTGCCATGCAGGACTTCGGTTGGCGTATTCCGTTCCTGACTGCGATCCCATTGGGCATTATTGCGGTGTACTTGCGTACTCGTATTCCTGAGACCCCTGCGTTTGAAAACAACCAGGATGAGGAAGAGGCAGTGATTGAAAAGGATACTGATGATCCTTATGCACGCCTTGGCCTGTTGGGTGTTATTCGCCACCACTGGCGTCCACTTCTAATTGGTATTGCGATTGTTGCAGCGACCAATACTGCAGGTTACGCGCTGACAAGCTACATGCCTGTATACCTTGAGGAGCAGATTGGTCTGCATTCTGCATCTGCTGCTGCGGTAACTGTGCCAATTCTGGTTGTTATGTCATTGATGTTGCCGTTTGTTGGTAAGTGGAGTGACCGCGTTGGCCGTAAGCCTGTGTATGCCACTGCTGTTGCTGCAACGTTGATCTTGATGGTTCCTGCTTTCTTGATCATGAACACCGGAACCATTGGTGCTGTGTTGATTGCGCTGGCTATGGTTGCTATTCCAACTGGTTTGTATGTTGCACTGTCTGCTTCTGCATTGCCAGCATTGTTCCCAACTGCATCCCGTTTTTCTGGAATGGGTATTTCTTACAATATTTCAGTGTCCCTGTTTGGTGGCACGACTCCGTTGATTACTCAGTTCCTGTTGCAGAAGACTGGCCTGGATATCGTTCCAGCGCTCTACATCATGTTCTTCTCCGCGATCGCTGGTGTGGCTCTGCTGTTTATGACTGAGTCTTCACAAAAGCCATTGCTTGGTTCATTCCCAACCGTGGAAACCAAGTCTGAGGCAGTGGAGATCGTGCAGAACCAGGACGAGGATCCAAACATCGACCTCTCCCACATGCCGTTTCCTGAAAAACAAAACGCATAA